GGCGAACACCACGTAGGCGCTCACCACCCACTGCTGGGTCTGCTGCGAAAAGCCAAGGGCGCGACCGATATCCGGTAGCGCAACGTACACGATATTGATGTCGAGGGAGAAGATCAGCTGCGCCAGCGCCAGCAGCGTCAGTGACAGGCCCAGCCGCGGTACGCGGGTGGAGGCCGTCCGGGCGTGGGGAACACGTGCAGTGGACATACGATCTCGCGAACCTTCCGATCCGGGCAGGCATCGTCGACTGCTCAACTGTTTGATAGTTCGTATGTTTCCGTACAATAGCCCGAAAGGCAAGCTCCCGAAGCCGGGGAGTTCCCTGAGATGTCAACTGGTGCCGGGAAAGTGAGCGGAGGCGATCGGACATGGCCGGTAGGAAACGGCATTCACCCGAAGAGATCGTGAGCAAGCTGCGGCGCGCGGAGGAGTTGGCGGCGGCAGGCGCCACTCGCGACCGGATCGCGGCGGAACTGGAGGTATCGGTGGCCACGCTGTCCAACTGGCGACGTCAGTACGCCGGCGCCGAGCGCGAAGCGAATCGCGAACTCGAACGACTGCGCGAGCAGAACGCCCGGCTCAAACGCCTGCTGATCGAGGCCGTGCTGGAGAAGGATGCGCTGCGCTGCGCGGTCAAGGCCAGACGGTGACGCCGCATCGGAAGTTCGACAGTACGTATATACACCGATGATCGGCATATAGTGGTGGACAACCTACCCGGCCGGGTCGCCTCACCCGG
This DNA window, taken from Nocardia sp. BMG111209, encodes the following:
- a CDS encoding transposase, with product MAGRKRHSPEEIVSKLRRAEELAAAGATRDRIAAELEVSVATLSNWRRQYAGAEREANRELERLREQNARLKRLLIEAVLEKDALRCAVKARR